The Gammaproteobacteria bacterium DNA window ACAAAGATAACATATTGTGATAATAGCGACCACAGCCAGCGCTAGCTGTTACTTTTTCCTTACTGAACGCGCATTCGTCTTCTTGCGATAGGGTTTTTTGACTGTTTGCGTTGGCAAACCAACAAAGCTAATGTTTTTCACTTGGCCAATCAGCAAAGTAAGATTATTTTCAACACCAGTGATAAAAGATTGATAGCTTAATGATTTTGTAGAAATTGATTCTAACTGAGATTCCCACATCGCCGTCATATCGGGTTGCGATATTTGTAATGGCAACGCGGTGATTAATTTAAGCCCGACTTCGGTCGCATGGATCTCTTTGCCTTTTTTGATTAAATACCCACGTTTAAATAGCAGTTCAATAATGCCTGCTCGGGTCGCTTCCGTGCCCAGGCCATCGGTTTCTCGTAATGCTTTTTTAATTTTGGCATCGGTTACATACCGAGCGATGCCGGTTAAAGCCCCTAACAAAGTAGCATCGGAAAAATGTTTGGGGGCGCTGGTGTTTTTTTCGAGCAAATCGCCGTGCAAACACTGTACTACATCACCGCTGTTTACGACGGGCAAATTAACCGCTGAAAATTCATCCGCCTCTTTACGTTGTTTTGAGACGGGAAATAAATCTTTCCAACCATGATGAATAATGTCTTTTTGTTTGCTGACAAACAAACCCGCCGCTACTTCGGTCTTAATTTGTTTATCAAGATATTCGAACGCAGGATAAAATTGCGCAACATATTGCCGGGCGACTAACTCATAAACCTTAGCTTCGTCACCGGACAATATACCGGTCGGCTTGTTTTTTGCCGTTGGGATAATCGCATGGTGAGCCCCCACTTTACCGTCGTTCCACACTCGGCTTTTTTTAGTGAGATCTGCTGACTTAAGAGCGTCTGCCATTTTACTTGAAACACCACTAATCGCCTTGGTCACCGCTGACACATCATTTAAATGTTCTTTCGGCAGATATTGACAGTCGGATCTGGGATAAGTAATAAGTTTATGTTTTTCATACAGCTGCTGACAAATGTCTAACACCTGTTTCGCACTCAAGCCAAAGGCTTTAGCGGCAGATATTTGCAGACCAGACAAACTAAAGAGTAGCGGCGGCGGTTGCT harbors:
- a CDS encoding DNA topoisomerase III, with translation MILYIAEKPSLARALADALPKPLKKNDGYIQAANGDVVTWCIGHLLEQAEPDAYDEKYKKWAIEHLPIIPSQWQLQPKPKTKKQLAVIKKLIKQAKTLVNAGDIDREGQILVDEVISYCKASKTKITNAKRCLISDMNSAAVTKAVNNLKPNRDYIPLAVSALARARADWLYGLNMTRLCTLQGQKSGYQGVLSIGRVQTPILGLVVNRDLEIQRFVSKPFYEVIANLETSDGIHYQGKWQPSAACEPYMDEENRVISKKLALKVVERIKGQPGKIVKVSQDKKQQPPPLLFSLSGLQISAAKAFGLSAKQVLDICQQLYEKHKLITYPRSDCQYLPKEHLNDVSAVTKAISGVSSKMADALKSADLTKKSRVWNDGKVGAHHAIIPTAKNKPTGILSGDEAKVYELVARQYVAQFYPAFEYLDKQIKTEVAAGLFVSKQKDIIHHGWKDLFPVSKQRKEADEFSAVNLPVVNSGDVVQCLHGDLLEKNTSAPKHFSDATLLGALTGIARYVTDAKIKKALRETDGLGTEATRAGIIELLFKRGYLIKKGKEIHATEVGLKLITALPLQISQPDMTAMWESQLESISTKSLSYQSFITGVENNLTLLIGQVKNISFVGLPTQTVKKPYRKKTNARSVRKK